The following coding sequences lie in one Drosophila sulfurigaster albostrigata strain 15112-1811.04 chromosome 2R, ASM2355843v2, whole genome shotgun sequence genomic window:
- the LOC133835480 gene encoding diacylglycerol kinase eta isoform X6: MAANLKPNTLHVDSLSPRNLTSLSSGLSSACSSGSVSPVPIIPIIAISRDGDETESESEIETEPARIFHRRMSTKRNSNLASIIKEGFLLKHTWSFQRWRRRYFRLKRNHLYYAKDAKCDVFDEIDLSELCYFECSIKNVNHSFQIITPTRSLVLCADSRREMEDWLGSLKMATAPQRPRGDSFLIDQHDILSNHHHWYATSHARPTYCNVCRDALSGVTSHGLSCEVCKCKVHKRCAAKAIANCKWTTLATVGKDIIEQPDGSIIMPHQWMEGNLPVSAVCAVCKKTCGSVLRLQDWRCLWCRDTVHVACRPQMAIACPIGPAKLSVVPPTSVHSISTDDAWDVVSPKGNFSPLLVFVNSKSGDNQGVKFLRRFKQLLNPAQVFDLISTGPSLGLRLFRHFEIFRILVCSGDGSVGWVLSEIDRFNMHKQCQVAVMPLGTGNDLARVLGWGSSCDDDTHLPQILERYESASTKMLDRWSIMVFEKAISVPKTPKMSITTEQEALLTGMVTSANHHLRFIVETNDTQTLISSTRTLCDTVEDLVARICEHHKDDEQLTIKCDILRQKLNMLLDALQEEEMGAHSGDDLIATIRSLIVRGAASSAAAARPSYLNPNMPIEKNEKDHINSKERRNSRSLRSSEKEALQSRANSVKRAIYNVVEHSEPGRPKRYQRKLSITPFEALKIPANNSGESTPCSSPLPIIPPINIISPTMETSRLTCISPLPDTRRDSVDENFFNSINLPAPRQFADSRRSSGVPEVIQEMEEGANGETIYRIGRLSLSGGANIDDAGNRLSPSSDGGDNTPTERKVDFLRVPIITGEPIVDPLSDYRPIEVFERTYYMARELDKDKERKADGDGSDASSIINCDKEDANENEKGETLQPQRALVHTCNLQVPGIVVTPNSQNVYTSASLTIIDTDAQTNTNTEQSSSEELGGEASDVLSAISNEECSVASEIFDKPETGHTLGDIIQNLDASNFTHIDSPETSDETEAMPGESLMDDISSVLGHDITNALADNTITDDTTTLCSEHIGPPKPPRKKSMSALTQSKSHPLRRNSSPPRIARLARMDSDDNPQQFGFENIVFEIDNRCDDQKMREPPRFCSLAQFVEGNDIARQSFKQLTLDSNRNNDSTNNEDVVTPTNSIISKAYPNMTMTTTSDELDELSMQTAIKIEIQDAEASSTTTATSTKPLESAMASSTSPTKKSGHGQDISVVVRPPTPLRGDSVKPTTSSSSILTTPSGLLGVRSLNSSEIRRHSSHAPSLSVREYDKDKDRRHSGFNPNFLTLDPEHARFLSSSPAASRRISCGSLFKPNEALPNLQTLKGSKSSLFMGSTLFGFEHFNAGDKEEKLSKDKEKTPTEETSRKLPIINPLVRLPNWPNLTNGTGFISKCLLANADTLCAAVSPLMDPDETLLAGYHEKCVMNNYFGIGIDAKISLDFHNKREEHPEKCRSRARNYMWYGVLGSKQLLQKTCKNLEQRVQLECDGQRIPLPELQGIVILNIPSFMGGTNFWGSSTKKDDIFLTPSFDDRVLEVVAVFGSVQMAASRLINLQHHRIAQCQSVQINILGDEEIPIQVDGEAWLQPPGMIRILHKNRVQMLCRNRSLEVSLKSWQEKQRQHSISIQRDASSTASEHAASTDEVISERECYVLLNFIEAVSSLVKWVKFLIISHPALQHDLYEVACRASEALESIHPQGKLLEGPSLRTKLVEVIDSSRQLYDDACTLLRDRGHSLILREDLETKLSAALANMEMELKKCSVQKCIDGKLRAYFNVLAPNEESDGRRKSRAFWGRLRSGSTAGQQQFKPPLTNTREAANNWSVNEVVTWLETMQLSEYVDSFLKNDIRGKELLTLGRRDLKDLGVVKVGHVKRILQAIKDLSEN, from the exons tgCGATGTTTTCGATGAGATCGATCTATCCGAGTTGTGTTATTTCGAGTGCAGTATTAAGAACGTAAATCATAGCTTTCAG aTTATCACACCTACCCGCTCTCTGGTGCTCTGCGCCGACTCCAGACGCGAAATGGAGGACTGGCTAGGCTCTCTGAAGATGGCAACAGCTCCGCAGCGTCCTCGAGGCGATAGCTTTCTGATTGACCAGCATGACATTCTCTCCAACCACCACCATTGGTATGCCACCTCGCACGCGCGTCCCACCTACTGCAATGTGTGCCGCGATGCATTGTCCGGGGTCACCTCGCATGGACTCAGCTGCGAGGTGTGCAAGTGCAAGGTGCACAAGCGTTGTGCGGCTAAAGCGATTGCTAACTGCAAGTGGACAACGCTGGCCACCGTAGGCAAAGATATTATCGAGCAACCCGACGGCAGCATCATAATGCCGCATCAATGGATGGAGGGCAATCTGCCCGTGTCAGCggtgtgtgctgtgtgcaaAAAGACCTGTGGATCAGTGCTGCGCCTGCAGGATTGGCGTTGTCTCTGGTGCAGGGATACGGTGCATGTGGCATGTCGACCACAGATGGCCATTGCCTGCCCCATTGGACCAGCTAAGCTGTCCGTGGTGCCGCCCACGAGCGTGCATTCAATCAGCACCGATGATGCCTGGGATGTGGTCAGCCCGAAAGGAAACTTCTCGCCTCTGCTCGTATTTGTGAACTCCAAGTCGGGTGATAATCAAGGCGTTAAATTCTTGCGTCGCTTCAAACAGCTGTTGAATCCGGCGCAGGTCTTTGATCTGATCTCAACGGGTCCCAGTCTGGGCTTGCGTCTCTTTCGACACTTTGAAATATTTCGCATACTAGTCTGCTCTGGCGATGGATCCGTTGGCTGGGTGCTCAGCGAAATCGATCGTTTCAATATGCAT aaaCAATGCCAAGTGGCTGTTATGCCATTGGGAACTGGCAATGATCTGGCCAGGGTTTTGGGCTGGGGCTCCAGTTGCGACGACGACACGCATTTGCCGCAAATTCTTGAGCGCTATGAATCGGCCAGCACTAAAATGCTGGATCGCTGGAGCATTATGGTCTTTGAGAAGGCCATCAGTGTGCCGAAGACTCCAAAGATGTCGATTACAACAGAGCAGGAAGCGCTGCTTACGGGCATGGTAACATCGGCCAATCATCATCTGCGCTTCATTGTGGAAACGAACGATACCCAAACACTCATCTCCTCCACGCGCACATTGTGTGACACCGTCGAAGATCTCGTGGCACGCATCTGTGAGCATCATAAGGATGATGAACAACTGACCATCAAATGTGACATTCTTAGACAGAAGCTGAACATGCTGCTGGATGCTCTGCAGGAGGAGGAAATGGGCGCCCACAGTGGCGACGATTTGATAGCTACCATACGCAGTCTTATTGTGCGAGGAGCTGCCTCTTCAGCCGCAGCAGCTCGACCATCGTATCT GAATCCGAACATGCCTATTGAGAAGAACGAAAAGGATCACATAAATTCGAAGGAGCGACGCAATAGCCGGTCACTGCGATCCAGCGAGAAGGAAGCTCTGCAGTCCCGTGCCAACAGCGTCAAGCGGGCCATATACAATGTGGTCGAGCACTCGGAGCCAGGTCGCCCAAAACGCTACCAACGCAAGCTGTCGATTACCCCATTTGAGGCCCTAAAGATACCCGCTAACAACTCTGGAGAATCGACGCCATGCAGTTCGCCGTTGCCCATAATACCACCCATCAACATAATCTCACCGACAATGGAGACTTCGCGTCTAACCTGCATCTCACCGCTGCCGGACACCCGCCGTGATTCTGTGGACGAGAACTTTTTCAACAGCATCAATTTGCCAGCGCCGCGTCAGTTTGCCGACAGTCGCCGCAGCTCAGGCGTGCCTGAGGTCATACAGGAGATGGAGGAGGGCGCCAACGGCGAGACAATCTATCGCATAGGACGACTATCGCTCAGTGGCGGCGCCAACATTGATGATGCCGGCAATCGTCTGTCGCCCAGCAGCGATGGCGGGGATAATACACCCACTGAGCGCAAGGTGGATTTTCTGCGGGTACCCATCATAACCGGTGAACCGATTGTTGATCCCCTCTCCGACTACAGACCCATTGAGGTATTCGAACGCACCTACTACATGGCACGTGAACTGGACAAGGATAAGGAGCGCAAAGCAGATGGCGATGGCAGCGATGCGAGCAGCATAATCAACTGCGACAAAGAGGATGCAAATGAGAACGAAAAGGGCGAAACATTGCAGCCGCAACGAGCTCTGGTACACACATGTAACCTGCAGGTACCCGGCATTGTCGTAACCCCCAACTCCCAAAATGTTTATACAAGCGCAAGCCTCACAATCATTGATACCGATGCCCAGACGAACACGAACACT GAGCAATCATCATCAGAGGAACTTGGAGGCGAGGCGAGCGATGTGCTGTCGGCCATCAGCAATGAGGAGTGCAGCGTTGCCTCGGAGATATTTGATAAACCCGAGACTGGTCACACACTTGGCGATATTATACAG AATCTCGATGCGAGCAACTTTACGCACATTGATTCGCCCGAAACGAGCGATGAGACCGAAGCCATGCCCGGCGAGAGTCTGATGGATGACATCAGCTCAGTCCTGGGCCATGACATAACCAATGCGCTGGCGGATAATACGATAACGGATGACACAACCACACTCTGCTCCGAGCACATTGGTCCACCAAAGCCGCCGCGCAAAAAGTCGATGAGCGCCTTAACACAATCGAAATCGCATCCTTTGAGACGTAACTCATCGCCACCGCGAATTGCGCGATTGGCGCGCATGGACAGCGATGATAATCCGCAGCAGTTTGGCTTTGAGAACATTGTGTTTGAGATCGATAATCGCTGCGATGATCAGAAGATGCGTGAGCCGCCACGTTTCTGCAGCCTGGCGCAGTTCGTGGAAGGTAACGATATAGCGCGACAAAGTTTCAAG CAGCTAACACTCGatagcaacagaaacaacgaCAGCACCAACAACGAAGATGTGGTAACGCCCACAAATTCAATCATATCAAAGGCGTATCCGAACATGACAATGACTACGACTAGCGATGAACTGGATGAACTGTCAATGCAAACAGcgattaaaattgaaatacaagATGCTGAGGCatcgtcaacaacaacagcgacatcAACGAAACCACTTGAATCGGCAATGGCATCATCGACGTCGCCCACGAAGAAATCTGGTCATGGACAAGAT ATAAGTGTTGTTGTAAGACCACCAACACCATTGCGCGGTGACTCCGTCAAACCCacaacgtcgtcgtcatccATCCTGACGACGCCGTCGGGTCTGCTCGGCGTGCGATCATTGAACTCCTCGGAGATCCGACGACACTCGAGTCATGCGCCCAGCTTATCTGTCCGCGAATATGACAAGGATAAAGATCGTCGCCATTCCGGTTTCAATCCAAATTTCTTAACATTGGATCCGGAGCATGCGCGCTTCCTCAGCAGTTCACCAGCGGCTAGTCGTAGAATTAGCTGTGGCAGTCTCTTCAAG CCGAACGAAGCATTACCAAATCTGCAGACGCTCAAGGGCTCCAAGTCGAGTCTATTCATGGGCTCCACTCTCTTTGGTTTCGAGCACTTTAATGCGGGCGATAAGGAGGAAAAGCTCAGCAAGGATAAGGAGAAGACGCCGACGGAAGAAACCAGCCGCAAGCTGCCTATTATCAATCCTCTAGTGCGCTTGCCCAATTGGCCAA ATCTGACGAATGGCACTGGCTTCATCTCCAAATGTCTGCTGGCCAATGCAGACACTTTGTGTGCAGCAGTTAGCCCGCTTATGGATCCTGATGAAACCCTACTGGCCGGATACCATGAGAAATGTGTTATGAATAACTAtttcggcatcggcatcgatGCCAAGATCTCGCTGGACTTTCACAACAAACGCGAAGAGCATCCAGAAAAGTGTCGCTCAAGAGCTCGCAACTACATGTGGTATGGAGTGCTCGGTTCAAAACAATTGCTACAGAAGACCTGCAAAAATTTGGAGCAACGAGTGCAGTTGGAGTGTGATGGCCAACGAATACCATTACCCGAGCTTCAGGGTATTGTTATACTAAACATACCCAGTTTTATGGGCGGCACAAACTTTTGGGGCAGCAGCACCAAGAAGGACGACATCTTCTTGACGCCCAGCTTCGATGATCGTGTACTCGAAGTGGTCGCCGTGTTTGGATCAGTGCAAATGGCAGCCTCACGTTTAATCAATCTTCAACACCATCGTATTGCCCAGTGTCAGAGTGTACAGATTAATATCTTGGGCGACGAGGAAATACCCATTCAGGTCGATGGCGAGGCTTGGCTGCAGCCGCCAGGCATGATTCGCATCCTCCACAAGAATCGCGTCCAGATGCTGTGCCGTAATCGCAGCCTGGAGGTCTCATTAAAGAGCTGGCAGGagaagcagcgacagcatAGCATCTCTATACAGCGTGATGCCTCTTCGACAGCCTCCGAACATGCCGCCTCCACGGATGAGGTCATTTCGGAACGTGAATGCTACGTGCTGTTGAACTTTATTGAGGCTGTCAGTTCATTGGTGAAATGGGTCAAGTTCTTGATCATATCGCATCCGGCACTTCAGCATGATTTATATGAGGTAGCCTGCCGGGCCAGTGAAGCATTGGAGTCAATACATCCGCAGGGCAAACTTCTCGAGGGTCCTTCGTTGCGCACCAAATTGGTTGAGGTAATCGACTCGTCACGCCAATTATATGATGATGCGTGCACTTTGCTGCGTGATCGCGGACACAGTCTCATACTACGCGAGGATCTGGAGACGAAGCTGAGCGCAGCTTTGGCCAATatggaaatggaattgaaGAAGTGCTCGGTGCAAAAATGCATCGATGGCAAGTTGCGAGCCTACTTCAACGTGCTGGCACCCAATGAGGAG TCGGATGGTCGCCGTAAGTCACGTGCATTCTGGGGTCGTCTACGCTCTGGATCGACAGCTGGTCAACAGCAGTTCAAGCCGCCACTCACGAATACCCGAGAAGCTGCCAATAACTGGAGCGTCAATGAGGTGGTCACCTGGCTGGAGACCATGCAGCTATCGGAATATGTTGATAGTTTCCTTAAGAATGATATACGCGGCAAGGAGCTGCTGACCTTGGGTCGACGTGATCTCAAGGACTTGGGCGTTGTTAAAGTGGGTCATGTGAAGCGCATATTGCAAGCTATTAAAGATCTAAGCGAGAATTAA